A window from Mustela erminea isolate mMusErm1 chromosome 17, mMusErm1.Pri, whole genome shotgun sequence encodes these proteins:
- the LOC116576184 gene encoding uncharacterized protein LOC116576184 isoform X6 produces MRRARRGDHGNKVPSCLRVGFLHCPCCTELETHGSYIVSSVDIAAGRRRKTARKGRRDGGNQGGKTEKGTKFYAEGVCSAVTQSPGARGSAVDDSGNPLILKGTQGASVLFLVIRNPELPPEFELEKMSWGVVSRSNYIVMLHVFPGRDVPEWVNFQDKFERRVYVLNIMTLRIDNLTLEDSGLYRVRASYTRGRQYDQDFHLTVYEIQCCEVSTSAGRAETHTRDESRLCFRREHGMGGNGDFAVTLIVPVGLRVLEPVPLPQIQAMDLSLTPGWCNITMECNTTGTREDLTVSWDSEGLPRELEQRPAPGPAPNPWTLAVNLPLSQPSPSLTCVVSNQADQRTATLDLGDICGRGLWQEHATCFCPLVSLPCCSPALSPAGPGGSQQVPLPALIHPPECV; encoded by the exons ATGAGGCGGGCACGGCGCGGGGACCACGGTAACAAGGTACCGTCCTGTCTGCGTGTGGGCTTCCTCCACTGTCCCTGTTGTACTGAGCTGGAGACCCACGGAAGTTACATAGTGTCGTCCGTAGACATCGCGGCCGGACGACGGAGAAAGACCGCAAGGAAGGGACGGCGGGACGGAGGGAACCAAGGAGGGAAAACGGAGAAAGGGACAAAATTTTACGCTGAAG GCGTCTGCAGCGCTGTGACCCAGAGTCCTGGAGCCCGTGGGTCTGCCGTGGATGATTCTGGAAACCCTCTTATTCTGAAGGGGACTCAAGGAGCTTCTGTGCTGTTTCTAGTGATCAGAAATCCAGAATTACCTCCAGAATTTGAGCTGGAGAAGATGTCTTGGGGCGTCGTATCCAGATCCAATTACATAGTCATGCTGCACGTGTTTCCTGGGAGAGATGTTCCAGAATGGGTCAACTTCCAGGACAAGTTCGAGAGGAGAGTCTATGTGCTCAACATAATGACCCTAAGGATTGACAACCTGACCCTTGAGGACAGTGGGCTGTACCGGGTTCGAGCGTCCTATACGAGAGGAAGACAGTATGACCAGGATTTCCACCTGACGGTCTACG AAATCCAATGCTGTGAGGTCAGCACAAGTGCAGGCAGAGCTGAGACTCACACCAGGGACGAGTCACGTCTGTGCTTCAGGAGGGAACACGGAATGGGGGGAAACGGGGACTTTGCCGTAACACTCATTGTCCCCGTAGGACTCAGGGTCCTTG AGCCTGTGCCCCTTCCCCAGATCCAGGCCATGGATCTGTCCCTCACACCAGGCTGGTGCAACATCACCATGGAGTGTAACACCACAGGAACCAGGGAGGACCTGACCGTGTCCTGGGACAGCGAGGGtctccccagggagctggagcAGAGACCGGCCCCAGGACCAGCGCCCAACCCCTGGACACTGGCTGTGAACCTGCCCCtgagccagcccagccccagcctcacctGTGTGGTCAGCAACCAGGCAGACCAGAGAACTGCCACCCTGGACCTTGGGGACATCTGTGGTCGTG GACTCTGGCAGGAACATGCAACCTGCTTCTGTCCTTTGGTGTCGCTCCCGTGCTGCTCTCCAGCCCTCAGCCCTGCTGGTCCAGGCGGCAGCCAGCAGGTACCTCTCCCCGCCCTCATCCATCCTCCTGAGTGTGTCTAG